One window from the genome of Pseudonocardia hierapolitana encodes:
- a CDS encoding ABC transporter ATP-binding protein, translated as MLGNPPHGTRETLAASARGLAKTYGRGDTQVHALRGIDLDLPRGRFTAIMGPSGSGKSTLMHCLAGLDQASAGTVTVAGTELGSLDDDALTVFRRRHVGFVFQSFNLLPMLTAEQNILLPVELGGARVDDATRERAQTLAEKLGVADRLGHRPAELSGGQQQRVAIARALVTGPDLLFADEPTGNLDSTTSAEVLEHLRRSVRELGQTVVMVTHDRDAAAYADDVVTMQDGLIA; from the coding sequence ATGCTCGGCAACCCCCCGCACGGCACTCGGGAAACCCTGGCGGCCAGCGCGCGCGGGCTGGCCAAGACCTACGGCCGGGGCGACACCCAGGTGCATGCCCTGCGCGGGATCGATCTCGACCTGCCCCGAGGCAGGTTCACCGCGATCATGGGGCCGAGCGGGTCGGGCAAGTCCACGTTGATGCACTGCCTGGCCGGGCTCGACCAGGCCAGCGCGGGCACCGTCACCGTGGCCGGCACCGAGCTGGGGTCACTCGACGACGACGCGCTGACGGTCTTCCGCCGCCGGCACGTCGGCTTCGTGTTCCAGTCGTTCAACCTGCTGCCGATGCTCACCGCGGAACAGAACATCCTGCTCCCGGTCGAGCTGGGCGGTGCGCGGGTCGACGACGCGACCCGGGAACGTGCCCAGACGCTCGCCGAGAAACTGGGCGTGGCCGACCGGCTCGGGCACCGGCCCGCGGAGCTGTCCGGTGGCCAGCAGCAGCGGGTCGCGATCGCCCGGGCGCTGGTCACCGGGCCGGATCTGCTGTTCGCCGACGAGCCCACCGGGAACCTGGACTCCACCACCTCGGCGGAGGTGCTGGAGCACCTGCGCCGGTCGGTGCGCGAGCTGGGCCAGACCGTCGTGATGGTCACCCACGACCGCGACGCCGCGGCCTACGCCGACGACGTGGTCACCATGCAGGACGGGCTGATCGCCTGA
- a CDS encoding VanZ family protein, whose product MILEGWHHWFGTFTGVALSTVAVLPLAALAVWALARRRIVTGTAPAWAWRSSLAEVGMVYGTVPWVWMTMLPGSRAGEVPGRVSPVPLLDLLTMSTSQVVGNLLVFAALGFFVPLRFAALASAPRILALAASCSALVETAQYVLQLDRVSSVDDVLLNAAGAGLAALASRRWWRTAALTRPVLLAHRLPGP is encoded by the coding sequence GTGATCCTCGAGGGGTGGCACCACTGGTTCGGCACGTTCACCGGCGTCGCTCTGTCGACGGTGGCCGTACTGCCGTTGGCCGCCCTGGCCGTGTGGGCTCTCGCACGCCGCCGGATCGTCACGGGCACCGCGCCGGCGTGGGCGTGGCGCAGCTCCCTGGCCGAGGTCGGCATGGTCTACGGGACGGTGCCGTGGGTGTGGATGACCATGCTGCCGGGCAGCCGGGCCGGCGAGGTTCCCGGTCGGGTGAGCCCGGTGCCGCTGCTGGACCTGCTCACGATGTCGACCAGCCAGGTCGTCGGGAACCTGCTGGTGTTCGCGGCGCTGGGCTTCTTCGTCCCGCTGCGGTTCGCGGCGCTGGCCTCGGCACCGCGGATCCTGGCGCTCGCGGCGTCCTGCTCCGCGCTGGTCGAGACCGCGCAGTACGTCCTGCAGCTGGACCGGGTGTCCTCCGTGGACGATGTGCTGCTCAACGCCGCAGGCGCCGGACTGGCCGCGCTGGCGTCGCGCCGCTGGTGGCGGACAGCGGCCCTCACGCGTCCGGTGTTGCTCGCACACCGGTTGCCCGGACCGTGA
- a CDS encoding ABC transporter permease, with product MRTVLLASLRIHVRRYVAAGIAVIASVAFVVVIGVLTSGARAGFMENSGAPYRGADFVVDAPEDGPEPGPPCCPDTLDLSDAIALIDRLGDNASGLGRVDLPAHREDGAPLGSGEFRGQTTVGPIAAGEGLRWQKLVSGRFPAHTGEAVMHVWDAQAQEVAVGDRIRVGDGSGATDLEVVGLVVSPTTWTQASMYVTWPQYLQWRDQPTFHVGSVAVRGEVGPLPEGMRVWTADEYVRNGLTRLNNDTDMITLMLLLFAGVALVVSVLVVANTFSILFAGRLRDFALLRCVGATRAQVLGSVRREAAAVGGLASLAGALVGVGLGYGLLPLINTLAPTPLAAPAPPVPWLLGGFAVGLLVTMLASWLPTRQVIRVSPLAALRPPAALDVRTATGRVRLALAALLLLTGPALLAAAMVRDSTLFMVAGGAAVFTGVLLVGPVLVPRLVRVSGALLGRAGRLATQNAVRDPRRTATTTAALLVGATLTTAVLTGMATWRAGLDEVNVRHNPIDAALTSLEEPVPTDLLDRVRRTPGVEQAIAVDGAVARLSGFDAPLPVLTTSAAPQVARDGGSFAQVEPGTIRLDLDAFTDPSVRPGDQVTVRVGDREARLRVVSLSGWGRAGMLAPQTLAQLTDAPEPRVVWVRATAGADPLKLVDDLDGLADAAGAQLEDRLQAQAAANRERDLLAGSALGLLGVSVAIALIGIGNTLGLSVLERAREHALLRALGLTRGQLRRTLAAEALLLSVVATVLGTLIGVGFAWVGYETFVKRALTHATMVIPWPSLGAVVLIATLAGLLAAVLPAHRAARVSPAEGLSLD from the coding sequence ATGCGCACCGTCCTCCTCGCCTCCCTGCGCATCCACGTCCGCCGGTACGTGGCAGCGGGGATCGCGGTGATCGCCTCGGTCGCCTTCGTCGTCGTGATCGGCGTGCTCACCTCCGGGGCCCGGGCCGGGTTCATGGAGAACTCCGGGGCGCCGTACCGCGGTGCCGACTTCGTGGTCGACGCGCCCGAGGACGGACCCGAGCCGGGCCCACCGTGTTGCCCCGACACCCTGGACCTGTCGGACGCGATCGCGCTCATCGACCGCCTCGGCGACAACGCATCCGGGCTCGGCCGGGTCGACCTGCCGGCGCACCGGGAAGACGGCGCACCGCTCGGCTCGGGCGAGTTCCGGGGCCAGACGACGGTGGGGCCGATCGCGGCCGGGGAGGGCCTGCGCTGGCAGAAGCTCGTCTCGGGCCGCTTCCCGGCACACACCGGCGAGGCGGTGATGCACGTGTGGGACGCCCAGGCCCAGGAGGTCGCGGTCGGCGACCGGATCCGGGTCGGCGACGGCTCAGGCGCGACCGACCTGGAAGTGGTCGGCCTCGTGGTGTCGCCCACCACATGGACTCAGGCCTCGATGTACGTCACGTGGCCGCAGTACCTGCAGTGGCGCGACCAGCCCACCTTCCACGTGGGCAGCGTGGCGGTGCGCGGGGAAGTGGGTCCGCTCCCCGAGGGCATGAGGGTCTGGACGGCGGACGAGTACGTCAGAAACGGCCTGACCCGGCTCAACAACGACACGGACATGATCACGTTGATGCTGCTGTTGTTCGCCGGCGTCGCGCTCGTGGTCTCGGTCCTGGTCGTCGCGAACACGTTCTCCATCCTGTTCGCGGGGCGCCTGCGCGACTTCGCGCTGCTGCGCTGCGTCGGCGCCACCCGGGCGCAGGTGCTGGGTTCGGTACGCCGGGAGGCGGCCGCCGTCGGCGGGCTCGCATCCCTGGCCGGGGCGCTGGTCGGTGTCGGGCTCGGCTACGGCCTGCTCCCCCTGATCAACACCCTCGCCCCCACCCCGTTGGCCGCTCCCGCACCGCCTGTGCCCTGGCTGCTGGGCGGGTTCGCCGTCGGCCTGCTGGTCACCATGCTCGCGTCCTGGCTGCCGACCCGGCAGGTGATCCGGGTGAGCCCGCTGGCGGCGCTGCGCCCGCCGGCCGCGCTCGACGTGCGCACCGCCACCGGCCGGGTGCGGCTGGCGCTCGCCGCGCTGCTCCTGCTCACCGGGCCGGCCCTGCTCGCGGCCGCGATGGTCCGGGACAGCACGCTGTTCATGGTGGCCGGCGGAGCAGCGGTGTTCACCGGCGTGCTGCTGGTCGGGCCGGTGCTGGTGCCCCGCCTGGTGCGGGTCAGCGGGGCGCTGCTCGGCCGCGCCGGCCGGCTGGCCACCCAGAACGCCGTGCGCGACCCGCGCCGGACCGCCACCACCACCGCCGCCCTGCTGGTCGGGGCCACCCTGACGACCGCCGTGCTCACCGGGATGGCCACCTGGCGTGCGGGGCTGGACGAGGTGAACGTCAGGCACAACCCCATCGACGCCGCGCTCACCTCGCTCGAGGAACCGGTCCCCACCGACCTCCTCGACCGGGTACGTCGCACTCCCGGTGTCGAGCAGGCCATCGCCGTGGACGGCGCCGTGGCCCGGCTCTCCGGGTTCGACGCACCGCTGCCGGTCCTCACCACGTCGGCCGCGCCGCAGGTGGCCCGCGACGGCGGGAGCTTCGCCCAGGTGGAGCCCGGGACGATCCGGCTCGACCTGGACGCCTTCACCGACCCGAGCGTCCGGCCCGGGGACCAGGTCACGGTGCGCGTCGGCGACCGCGAAGCCCGGCTGCGGGTCGTCTCGCTCTCCGGCTGGGGCCGGGCCGGCATGCTCGCACCGCAGACCCTGGCACAGCTCACCGACGCCCCCGAACCGCGCGTCGTGTGGGTCCGCGCCACCGCAGGCGCCGACCCGCTGAAGCTCGTCGACGACCTGGACGGGCTGGCGGATGCGGCCGGCGCGCAGCTGGAGGACCGGCTGCAGGCCCAGGCGGCGGCGAACCGGGAGCGCGACCTCCTCGCCGGGTCGGCGCTCGGCCTGCTCGGCGTCTCCGTGGCGATCGCGCTGATCGGGATCGGGAACACCCTGGGGCTGTCCGTCCTCGAACGCGCCCGCGAACATGCGCTGCTGCGTGCGCTCGGGCTGACCCGCGGGCAGCTGCGGCGGACGCTGGCCGCCGAGGCCCTGCTGCTGTCGGTGGTGGCCACCGTGCTCGGCACCCTGATCGGCGTCGGGTTCGCCTGGGTCGGCTACGAGACGTTCGTGAAGCGGGCCCTCACCCACGCCACGATGGTCATCCCCTGGCCCTCACTGGGCGCCGTCGTCCTCATCGCCACCCTGGCCGGACTCCTCGCCGCAGTTCTCCCGGCGCACCGGGCCGCCCGGGTGTCTCCCGCAGAAGGGCTGTCCCTCGACTGA